The proteins below come from a single Dehalococcoidales bacterium genomic window:
- a CDS encoding SDR family NAD(P)-dependent oxidoreductase, producing the protein MSIPDLSQSGKVAVVTGGRRGLGKTMVLAFAEAGIDVAVCDLLVDGGKLETTAREIREFG; encoded by the coding sequence TTGAGTATCCCTGATTTGTCCCAGAGTGGTAAGGTAGCCGTTGTAACCGGTGGCAGGAGAGGACTGGGAAAGACAATGGTGCTGGCCTTCGCCGAAGCTGGGATTGACGTGGCTGTGTGTGATCTGTTGGTTGACGGTGGCAAACTGGAGACCACGGCCAGAGAGATTCGAGAGTTCGGGTGA
- a CDS encoding 4Fe-4S dicluster domain-containing protein, with translation MNQMGFYFDQTRCTGCYACAVACKDWHDIDAGPVKWLRIQTIEEGKFPDVFVAYLASLCFQCADPPCIKACPVDAISKRESDGIVVVDREKCMGNKQCNTLCLNACPWDTPQFGPEEDARMQKCDLCLKRLEQGKQTICVEACPMYALDVGPLDELKARYGEVVEAEGFKYSERFKPSVTFKPKPRG, from the coding sequence ATGAACCAGATGGGGTTCTATTTCGATCAAACGCGGTGCACAGGCTGCTACGCCTGTGCTGTGGCCTGCAAAGACTGGCACGATATCGACGCCGGGCCAGTTAAATGGCTGCGGATTCAGACTATCGAGGAGGGCAAATTCCCCGACGTCTTCGTTGCATACCTGGCCTCGCTGTGCTTCCAGTGTGCTGACCCGCCCTGCATCAAGGCCTGCCCGGTGGACGCTATCAGCAAACGAGAGTCTGACGGTATCGTAGTGGTTGACCGGGAAAAGTGTATGGGCAACAAGCAGTGTAACACCCTCTGCCTCAATGCTTGTCCCTGGGATACACCGCAGTTCGGTCCTGAAGAGGATGCCAGGATGCAGAAGTGCGACCTCTGCCTGAAGCGGTTGGAGCAGGGCAAGCAGACCATCTGTGTCGAGGCCTGCCCGATGTACGCCCTGGACGTGGGTCCCCTGGATGAACTGAAGGCCAGGTACGGCGAGGTTGTAGAGGCCGAAGGCTTTAAGTACTCGGAAAGGTTTAAGCCATCGGTAACATTCAAGCCCAAACCGAGGGGTTAA